In a single window of the Cupriavidus basilensis genome:
- a CDS encoding SDR family NAD(P)-dependent oxidoreductase: MDLLIKDKVAIVTGSARGLGAATARHLAQEGVKVVITDILREQAEATAAALRADGLQAYCIVADITKGADVQRLVDETVAHFGGVHILVNNAGFPRDKYLVKMTEEDWDLVMEVMLKGAFLATKAVMPRLIEQGWGRVINISSRAHFGNPTQANYAAAKAGLIGLAKALALEEGRYGVTVNCVAPGFMETEMVQALPTYETIKERAVAAQPIKRVGRPGDIADAVAFLASERAGFITGEVLHVTGGRYG, encoded by the coding sequence ATGGATCTGCTGATCAAGGACAAAGTCGCCATTGTCACGGGCTCGGCCCGCGGCCTGGGCGCGGCTACGGCACGCCACCTGGCGCAAGAGGGCGTCAAGGTGGTGATCACGGACATCCTGCGCGAGCAGGCCGAAGCTACGGCCGCCGCGCTGCGCGCAGACGGCTTGCAGGCGTATTGCATCGTCGCGGACATCACCAAGGGCGCCGATGTGCAGCGGCTGGTGGATGAAACCGTCGCGCATTTTGGCGGGGTGCACATCCTGGTCAACAACGCCGGTTTTCCGCGCGACAAGTACCTTGTCAAGATGACCGAGGAGGACTGGGACCTGGTGATGGAGGTCATGCTCAAGGGCGCCTTCCTGGCTACCAAGGCCGTGATGCCGCGTTTGATCGAACAAGGCTGGGGGCGGGTCATCAACATCAGCTCGCGCGCGCACTTCGGCAATCCCACGCAAGCCAATTACGCGGCGGCCAAGGCCGGGCTGATCGGCTTGGCCAAGGCGCTGGCGCTGGAGGAAGGGCGCTACGGCGTGACGGTCAATTGCGTGGCGCCTGGCTTCATGGAAACCGAGATGGTGCAGGCGTTGCCGACCTACGAGACCATCAAGGAGCGGGCCGTCGCCGCGCAGCCGATCAAGCGGGTTGGCCGGCCGGGCGACATTGCCGACGCGGTGGCCTTCCTGGCTTCGGAGCGCGCCGGCTTCATTACCGGCGAGGTGCTGCATGTCACCGGTGGGCGCTATGGCTGA
- a CDS encoding MaoC/PaaZ C-terminal domain-containing protein: protein MPLDPKHLLSRQFAPVEQAYSARDSMCYALGIGLGADPLDAGQLRYVYEHARGGLQALPTLVNVLGYSGFWADQPDTGITWQKLVHAEQAFVLHRPLPAQGRVVGRNKVTALYDKGPDKGALMMQERQVHDAATGELLATVTQTTMLRADGGFAAGGATAGSPPPPHAMPEREPDAVCDLATLPQAALLYRLNGDFNPLHADPAVAQAAGFARPILHGLCTMGIAMHAVLNTVLAYDAATVRGMRVRFTAPVLPGETLRTAIWVDGPVVSLRTTALERGVVVLNAGRVDLSRPPAPI from the coding sequence ATGCCACTCGACCCCAAACATCTCCTCAGCCGCCAGTTCGCGCCCGTCGAGCAGGCTTACAGCGCGCGCGACAGCATGTGCTATGCGCTGGGCATCGGCCTGGGCGCCGATCCGCTGGACGCTGGCCAGTTGCGCTACGTCTATGAGCACGCACGCGGCGGCCTGCAGGCGCTGCCCACGCTGGTCAACGTGCTGGGTTACAGCGGCTTCTGGGCTGACCAGCCGGATACCGGCATCACTTGGCAAAAACTGGTGCATGCCGAGCAAGCGTTCGTGCTGCACCGGCCGTTGCCGGCGCAGGGGCGGGTGGTCGGCAGGAACAAGGTCACCGCGCTGTACGACAAAGGCCCGGACAAAGGCGCGTTGATGATGCAGGAGCGCCAGGTGCATGACGCGGCCACCGGCGAGCTGCTGGCCACCGTCACCCAGACCACCATGCTGCGCGCCGACGGGGGCTTTGCCGCCGGCGGTGCCACGGCGGGCTCGCCGCCGCCCCCGCATGCGATGCCTGAGCGCGAACCGGACGCCGTGTGCGATCTGGCGACGCTGCCGCAGGCTGCACTGCTGTACCGGCTCAACGGAGACTTCAATCCCTTGCACGCCGACCCGGCGGTGGCGCAAGCGGCCGGGTTCGCGCGGCCCATCCTGCATGGCCTTTGCACCATGGGCATCGCCATGCATGCCGTGCTGAACACCGTGCTGGCTTACGATGCCGCGACGGTGCGCGGCATGCGGGTGCGCTTTACGGCCCCGGTGTTGCCCGGCGAAACGCTGCGCACGGCGATCTGGGTCGATGGCCCGGTGGTGTCGCTGCGCACCACGGCGCTGGAACGCGGCGTGGTAGTGCTCAACGCCGGGCGCGTGGACCTGAGCCGGCCGCCCGCGCCAATCTGA
- a CDS encoding acetate--CoA ligase family protein: MPDLNPLVRLLRPRSVAVIGASDDPLRIGGRPIDYMRSQGYQGRLMPVNPNRATIQGLEAYASVACLPQTPDVAIVAVAAKLAPDVVAELAARGTAAAIVFSAGFAEAGDEGAQIQQRMVASARKYGMRLLGPNSLGVVNPGTGFYGSFTSVVEMGFPVAGRVGIASQSGAYGSHILGIARDAGIGVSACVMSGNESDISLGDIVHAMVDDDNTDVIAVYSEGIRDGQRLMQALEAARKARKPVVMMKVGTSAVGSAAAQSHTASLAGNDAVTDAVLAEFGVVRARSTEHMLDVARLATRRIYPANNSLGVITVSGGAGVIISDAAEVVGLPMPEMPAATQERLKALLPFAAPRNPVDCTAQFLNDMTIAGRFTQAVVAEGGYQSVLGFFTYTGGADSIAPRLREQLKGVRDKHPDRLYLLSVLASPERVREYEADGFSVFEDPTRAVVAIEAMGRFGQAFERAAGLPPPSVPAVALPDSMPSEAQAKRVLAQAGIAVAPERACATAGEAVAAAEALGYPVVLKILSPDIQHKSEIGGVLLNVTDAEGVRAGFGLLIARAKEAVPGARLEGVLVARQLSGGVECILGIQRDPVFGPVAMFGLGGIFVEVMKDVVLHRCPFGEDVAEQMIRSIKGAPLLLGARGKPPVDIKALAGMLARLSVFAHQCGPRLQSVDLNPVFAMPQGQGAFAVDAVIEVTELPR, encoded by the coding sequence ATGCCAGACCTTAATCCCCTTGTCCGTCTCCTTCGCCCGCGTTCCGTCGCCGTCATCGGCGCCTCGGATGATCCGCTGCGCATTGGCGGCCGGCCTATCGACTACATGCGCAGCCAGGGCTACCAGGGCCGCCTGATGCCGGTCAATCCCAATCGCGCCACCATCCAGGGCCTGGAAGCCTACGCCAGCGTGGCCTGCCTGCCGCAGACGCCGGACGTGGCCATCGTGGCGGTGGCCGCCAAGCTGGCGCCCGACGTGGTGGCGGAGCTGGCGGCACGCGGCACGGCGGCGGCCATTGTGTTTTCCGCCGGGTTTGCCGAGGCCGGGGACGAGGGCGCGCAGATCCAGCAACGCATGGTGGCGTCGGCGCGCAAATACGGCATGCGCCTGCTTGGCCCGAACTCCCTTGGCGTGGTCAATCCCGGCACCGGTTTTTACGGCAGCTTCACCTCGGTGGTGGAAATGGGCTTTCCGGTGGCGGGGCGGGTCGGCATTGCCAGCCAGTCCGGCGCATATGGCAGCCACATCCTGGGTATTGCGCGCGATGCAGGCATCGGCGTGTCGGCCTGCGTGATGAGCGGCAACGAGAGCGACATCAGCCTGGGCGACATCGTCCACGCCATGGTGGACGACGACAACACCGATGTGATCGCGGTCTACTCCGAGGGCATCCGCGACGGGCAGCGCCTGATGCAGGCGCTGGAGGCCGCGCGCAAGGCGCGCAAGCCGGTGGTCATGATGAAGGTCGGCACCAGCGCGGTGGGCAGCGCGGCGGCGCAGTCGCACACGGCTTCGCTGGCCGGCAACGATGCGGTGACCGATGCGGTGCTGGCCGAGTTCGGCGTGGTGCGGGCGCGCTCCACCGAGCATATGCTCGACGTGGCACGGCTGGCCACGCGCCGCATCTATCCCGCCAACAATTCCCTGGGCGTGATTACCGTCAGCGGCGGCGCTGGCGTCATTATTTCCGATGCGGCGGAAGTGGTTGGCTTGCCGATGCCGGAGATGCCCGCTGCGACCCAGGAGCGCCTGAAGGCTTTGCTGCCCTTTGCGGCGCCGCGCAACCCCGTGGACTGCACGGCGCAGTTCCTGAACGACATGACCATCGCGGGCCGTTTCACGCAAGCCGTGGTGGCCGAGGGCGGCTACCAGTCGGTGCTGGGCTTCTTTACGTACACGGGCGGCGCCGATTCGATCGCGCCGCGCCTGCGCGAGCAGCTCAAGGGCGTGCGCGACAAGCATCCTGACCGGCTCTACCTGCTGTCGGTGCTGGCCTCGCCCGAGCGTGTGCGCGAGTACGAGGCCGACGGCTTTTCCGTGTTCGAGGATCCCACGCGCGCGGTGGTGGCCATCGAAGCCATGGGCCGTTTTGGGCAAGCGTTCGAGCGGGCTGCTGGCTTGCCGCCCCCTTCGGTGCCCGCGGTGGCGCTGCCCGACAGCATGCCTAGCGAGGCGCAGGCCAAGCGCGTGCTGGCGCAGGCCGGCATCGCCGTGGCCCCGGAACGCGCTTGCGCCACGGCGGGCGAGGCGGTGGCGGCGGCCGAGGCGTTGGGCTATCCCGTGGTGCTCAAGATCCTGTCGCCGGACATCCAGCACAAGTCCGAGATCGGCGGCGTGCTGCTGAACGTCACCGATGCGGAGGGCGTGCGTGCTGGCTTCGGCCTGTTGATTGCACGCGCCAAGGAGGCTGTGCCGGGCGCGCGCCTCGAAGGCGTGCTGGTCGCCAGACAGCTCAGCGGCGGCGTGGAGTGCATTCTCGGCATCCAGCGCGATCCCGTCTTTGGCCCGGTGGCCATGTTCGGGCTGGGCGGCATCTTTGTGGAAGTCATGAAAGACGTGGTGCTGCATCGTTGCCCATTCGGCGAGGACGTGGCCGAGCAGATGATCCGCTCCATCAAGGGCGCGCCGCTGCTGCTGGGTGCGCGCGGCAAGCCGCCGGTGGATATCAAGGCGCTGGCGGGCATGCTGGCGCGGCTGTCTGTGTTTGCGCACCAGTGTGGCCCGCGCTTGCAATCGGTGGACCTGAATCCGGTGTTTGCGATGCCGCAAGGACAGGGCGCCTTTGCCGTCGACGCCGTGATCGAGGTGACGGAGCTGCCCCGATGA
- a CDS encoding tripartite tricarboxylate transporter substrate binding protein, protein MISTKRWLAAAVAATAALTTPALTLAQAFPAKPVKIVVPYPPGGTNDIVVRLLAQKLGDSMGQPFVVENKPGASGNLGAEQVARAAPDGYTLLLVTTGHSIHPSLYKNLRYNIKTDLTPVSELTRGPMLVMVTPSLPYKTVRDVIAAAKAKPGSINFGSAGNGSSTHLATELLSSMAGVKMTHIPYNGSAPAMADVMAGNAQLVMDLMFSALPQVNGGKLRAIAITGAKRSPLLPNVPTVAESGVPGFETLAWNGLMAPANTPKPIIDKLNAEIHKALDAPEMKERLRAQGFEPSPGTPEQFGTLIRSESDRWAKVVKSSGAKVE, encoded by the coding sequence ATGATCAGCACGAAACGCTGGCTTGCCGCTGCCGTTGCGGCCACCGCCGCTCTCACCACGCCCGCGCTTACCCTGGCGCAGGCTTTTCCTGCCAAGCCCGTCAAGATTGTCGTGCCTTACCCGCCGGGCGGCACCAATGACATCGTGGTGCGCCTGCTGGCGCAGAAGCTGGGCGACAGCATGGGCCAGCCGTTCGTGGTCGAAAACAAGCCCGGCGCCTCCGGCAACCTGGGCGCGGAGCAAGTGGCCCGCGCGGCGCCCGACGGCTACACGCTGCTGCTGGTGACGACGGGGCATTCGATTCACCCTTCGCTCTACAAGAACCTGCGCTACAACATCAAGACCGATCTCACGCCGGTGAGCGAGCTCACGCGCGGCCCGATGCTGGTAATGGTGACCCCGTCGCTGCCTTACAAGACGGTGCGGGACGTGATTGCCGCGGCCAAGGCCAAGCCGGGATCGATCAACTTCGGCTCGGCGGGCAACGGCTCGTCCACGCACCTTGCCACCGAACTGCTGAGCTCGATGGCAGGGGTGAAGATGACCCACATCCCGTACAACGGCAGCGCGCCTGCCATGGCGGACGTGATGGCGGGCAATGCCCAGCTGGTGATGGACCTGATGTTCTCCGCGCTGCCGCAGGTCAATGGCGGCAAGCTGCGTGCGATCGCCATTACCGGCGCAAAGCGCTCGCCGCTGCTGCCTAATGTGCCGACGGTGGCGGAGTCCGGCGTGCCAGGCTTCGAGACCCTGGCGTGGAACGGGCTGATGGCGCCGGCAAACACGCCCAAGCCGATCATTGACAAGCTCAATGCCGAGATCCACAAGGCGCTGGACGCGCCGGAGATGAAGGAGCGCCTGCGCGCGCAGGGCTTCGAGCCATCGCCGGGCACGCCTGAGCAGTTCGGCACGTTGATCCGCTCGGAGAGCGACCGTTGGGCGAAGGTCGTCAAGTCGTCCGGCGCCAAAGTCGAATAA
- a CDS encoding LysR family transcriptional regulator: MDLRQLKQFVAVAETSSFSRAAERLFMAQPPLSVAIRKLEEELGTPLFERTARGVRLTAPGEAALQAARKCLQNAEEVSAAARATATGEAGRLRIGFIGSVTFGLLPRLIQAFTKRHPQVKLELREGTNLELLSLVESGELDVGFVRVPTARPENVRFQLIQTDVFCAALPRGHALAKQKQVALHDLADCPLIGYTPSHVGGLQAAVSHLFARAGISPYIAQEAVQVQTVVGLVDSGLGVALVPSVNASHSSGRVVFRPISDLPPDASIGISLAYHALAETAVTQRFRESIEPPAEKAPGAGGETVRRSGGKRMR, translated from the coding sequence ATGGACCTGCGCCAACTCAAGCAATTCGTGGCCGTCGCCGAGACCAGCAGCTTCAGCCGAGCGGCAGAACGGCTGTTCATGGCACAGCCGCCGCTCTCCGTCGCCATCCGCAAACTGGAGGAGGAACTCGGCACGCCCTTGTTCGAGCGCACTGCCCGCGGGGTACGGCTGACCGCTCCCGGCGAGGCCGCCCTGCAAGCCGCCAGGAAATGCCTGCAGAACGCGGAAGAAGTCAGCGCGGCCGCGCGAGCGACCGCCACCGGCGAAGCCGGCCGGCTACGCATCGGGTTTATCGGCTCGGTCACGTTCGGTTTGCTGCCGCGGCTGATACAGGCGTTCACCAAGCGCCACCCGCAGGTCAAGCTGGAATTGCGTGAAGGCACCAACCTCGAACTGCTATCGCTGGTGGAAAGCGGCGAGCTCGACGTGGGCTTCGTGCGCGTGCCCACCGCACGCCCGGAGAACGTCCGCTTCCAGCTGATCCAGACCGACGTATTCTGTGCCGCGCTGCCGCGCGGCCACGCCCTGGCCAAGCAGAAGCAGGTCGCCTTGCACGACCTCGCCGACTGCCCCCTGATCGGCTACACGCCCTCACACGTGGGCGGCCTGCAAGCCGCGGTGTCCCACCTGTTCGCACGCGCCGGCATCAGCCCCTACATTGCGCAGGAAGCCGTACAGGTGCAGACCGTGGTAGGGCTGGTGGATAGCGGGCTCGGGGTCGCCCTGGTGCCATCGGTCAACGCATCGCACTCATCGGGCCGCGTCGTGTTCCGCCCGATCTCCGACCTGCCGCCGGATGCGTCGATCGGCATTTCCCTGGCGTATCACGCGCTGGCCGAAACCGCTGTCACGCAGCGCTTTCGCGAAAGTATCGAGCCGCCGGCGGAAAAGGCGCCCGGAGCCGGGGGGGAGACGGTGAGGCGGAGTGGGGGCAAGCGGATGAGATAG
- a CDS encoding GNAT family N-acetyltransferase, whose protein sequence is MDLPEARRTSGGPTLHEVTGTDAELLQVAALLSEMDNETPLPLQRMRALFAQLKAMPHYRCYLMRSAAGEALGTFCLLVFPVLAHDGRSEAIVESVVVTHAARGTGVGTAMMHAAMRLAEEAGASKLALSSSARRLQAHRFYRQLGFTEHGTSFSIGLPVAAVHL, encoded by the coding sequence ATGGACTTGCCAGAAGCACGCCGAACCAGCGGCGGCCCGACCCTGCACGAAGTGACCGGCACCGATGCCGAACTGCTGCAGGTCGCCGCCTTGCTCTCCGAAATGGACAACGAGACGCCGCTGCCTTTGCAGCGCATGCGCGCGCTGTTCGCCCAGCTCAAGGCGATGCCGCACTATCGCTGCTACCTGATGCGCAGCGCCGCCGGCGAAGCGCTCGGCACGTTCTGCCTGCTGGTGTTCCCGGTGCTGGCGCACGACGGCCGCAGCGAGGCGATCGTGGAAAGCGTGGTGGTGACCCACGCCGCGCGCGGCACCGGCGTAGGCACGGCCATGATGCACGCCGCCATGCGGCTGGCCGAGGAGGCGGGCGCCTCCAAGCTGGCGCTATCGTCCAGCGCGCGCCGGCTGCAGGCGCATCGGTTCTACCGGCAGCTTGGGTTTACGGAGCACGGGACCAGTTTTAGCATCGGGTTGCCGGTGGCGGCGGTGCATCTCTGA
- a CDS encoding phosphonate degradation HD-domain oxygenase, producing the protein MTILRRIEILFSGHGTAFYGGEAITQTEHALQCAQLAEQAGDPEPLIVASLLHDLGHLVMSEDSTTDLRHQEVGADLLAVGFGPAVTEPVRMHVAAKRYLCATEPGYQATLSPASQHSLALQGGPFDAAQAEAFVAHPHGPAAVRLRRYDDLAKVVGLATPPLEYYLPMVARCLRRAP; encoded by the coding sequence ATGACGATCCTCAGGCGCATCGAAATCCTCTTCTCCGGCCACGGCACCGCCTTCTACGGCGGCGAGGCCATTACCCAGACCGAGCATGCGCTGCAGTGCGCGCAGCTGGCCGAGCAGGCCGGCGATCCTGAGCCGCTGATCGTTGCCAGCCTGCTGCACGACCTCGGCCATCTCGTGATGTCCGAGGACAGCACCACCGATCTGCGCCACCAGGAAGTCGGCGCCGACCTGCTGGCGGTCGGCTTCGGGCCAGCGGTGACCGAGCCGGTGCGCATGCATGTGGCCGCCAAGCGCTACCTGTGCGCGACCGAGCCTGGCTACCAGGCCACCCTGTCACCAGCCTCGCAACATAGCCTGGCACTGCAGGGCGGCCCCTTTGACGCGGCCCAGGCGGAGGCTTTCGTCGCCCATCCGCACGGGCCGGCAGCCGTGCGCCTGCGCCGCTACGACGACCTGGCCAAGGTCGTCGGCCTTGCCACGCCGCCGCTGGAGTACTACCTGCCGATGGTAGCGCGCTGCCTGCGCCGCGCGCCCTGA
- the phnE gene encoding phosphonate ABC transporter, permease protein PhnE, translating into MIPATPPRAVRPPRASLPVMFVWAVVLALLVMSWQGADMRPLDLWRDSGNMAKFAADFFPPSFRDWRIYLDEMLVTVQIAIWGTFLSIVFAVPLGLACSANIVPAWVYQPMRRVMDACRAINEMVFAMLFIVAVGLGPFAGVLALWVHTTGVLAKLFSEAVEAIDPRPVEGVRATGASALEEVVYGVIPQVLPLWISYALYRFESNVRSATVLGIVGAGGIGTVLWEIIRSFQYAETCAVIIIIVGFVTLIDLLSARIRKALV; encoded by the coding sequence ATGATCCCAGCCACCCCGCCTCGTGCCGTCCGTCCGCCGCGTGCCAGCCTGCCTGTCATGTTCGTATGGGCGGTGGTGCTCGCCTTGCTGGTCATGTCGTGGCAGGGCGCCGACATGCGTCCGCTTGACCTGTGGAGGGACTCCGGCAACATGGCGAAATTCGCTGCCGACTTCTTCCCGCCCAGTTTCCGTGACTGGCGCATCTACCTCGACGAGATGCTGGTGACCGTGCAGATCGCGATCTGGGGTACCTTCCTGTCCATCGTGTTTGCCGTGCCTCTGGGGCTGGCGTGTTCCGCCAATATCGTGCCGGCCTGGGTCTACCAGCCGATGCGCCGCGTGATGGATGCCTGCCGCGCCATCAATGAGATGGTGTTCGCCATGCTGTTTATCGTGGCGGTGGGGCTGGGCCCCTTCGCCGGTGTGCTCGCGCTGTGGGTGCACACCACCGGCGTGCTCGCCAAGCTGTTCTCGGAAGCCGTGGAGGCCATCGACCCGCGTCCCGTGGAAGGCGTGCGCGCCACCGGTGCCAGCGCGCTGGAAGAAGTGGTCTACGGCGTGATCCCGCAAGTGCTGCCGCTGTGGATCTCATATGCGCTGTACCGTTTCGAATCCAATGTGCGCTCGGCCACGGTGCTTGGCATCGTCGGCGCGGGCGGCATCGGCACCGTGCTGTGGGAGATCATCCGCAGCTTCCAGTATGCCGAGACCTGCGCGGTGATCATCATCATCGTTGGCTTTGTCACGCTCATCGATTTGCTGTCCGCCCGGATCCGCAAGGCGCTGGTTTGA
- the phnD gene encoding phosphonate ABC transporter substrate-binding protein, which yields MLRRTLFALIVTSAAGALSLPAFAQEGKVLNMGFISTETSSNLKSAWQPVIDDLSKQMGVQVKPFFASDYAGIIEAMRFNKVQIAWFGNKSAIEAVDRANGEVFASVIDKDGNPGYWSLLIVNKDSNLKTLDDVLKQGKSLSYGAGDPNSTSGTAVPGHYLWGAHKIEPKTFFKTVRVSNHETNLLSVLNKQVDVAVNNTENMERYRINTGKSAYDQVRVLWKSPLIPADPLVYRKDLPADVKAKVQTFFVNYGKGADAAREKENLAKLTYQGFRASNDNQLVPIRQIELAREKTKIESDTTMAAPDKEKRLAELSSKLAELDKIAASAQ from the coding sequence ATGCTGCGCAGAACCCTTTTCGCCCTGATCGTCACGAGCGCCGCTGGCGCACTCTCGCTGCCCGCCTTTGCCCAGGAAGGCAAGGTCCTCAACATGGGCTTTATCTCGACGGAAACCTCGTCCAACCTGAAGTCCGCCTGGCAGCCGGTGATCGACGACCTGAGCAAGCAGATGGGCGTGCAGGTCAAACCGTTCTTTGCCTCCGACTATGCCGGCATCATCGAAGCCATGCGCTTCAACAAGGTGCAGATTGCCTGGTTCGGCAACAAGTCCGCTATCGAAGCGGTGGACCGTGCCAACGGCGAGGTGTTCGCCTCGGTCATCGACAAGGACGGCAACCCCGGCTACTGGTCGCTCCTGATCGTCAACAAGGACAGCAACCTCAAGACGCTGGATGACGTGCTCAAGCAAGGCAAGTCGCTGAGCTACGGCGCGGGCGATCCGAACTCCACCTCGGGCACCGCCGTGCCGGGCCACTACCTGTGGGGCGCCCACAAGATCGAGCCGAAGACCTTCTTCAAGACGGTGCGCGTGAGCAATCACGAAACCAACCTGCTGTCGGTGCTGAACAAGCAGGTCGACGTGGCGGTCAACAACACCGAGAACATGGAGCGCTACCGCATCAACACCGGCAAGAGCGCCTATGACCAGGTGCGCGTGCTGTGGAAGTCGCCGCTGATCCCGGCGGATCCGCTGGTCTATCGCAAGGACCTGCCGGCCGATGTCAAGGCCAAGGTGCAGACCTTCTTCGTAAACTACGGCAAGGGTGCCGACGCCGCGCGCGAGAAAGAGAACCTCGCCAAGCTGACCTACCAGGGCTTCCGCGCGTCCAACGACAACCAGCTGGTGCCGATCCGCCAGATCGAGCTGGCCCGCGAGAAGACCAAGATCGAGTCCGACACCACGATGGCCGCGCCGGACAAGGAAAAGCGCCTTGCCGAGCTGAGCAGCAAGCTGGCTGAGCTGGACAAGATCGCCGCCAGCGCGCAGTAA
- the phnC gene encoding phosphonate ABC transporter ATP-binding protein: MTHAIEVRGLSKSFQAGRKALDNVSLAVAPGEMVALLGASGSGKSTLLRHVAGFVAADADGAGEVLVNGRAIQQGGRLARDVRAARAEIGFVFQQFNLVGRLPVITNVLTGMLPRVPLWRSLIRLFRAGEIDAGLEALAQVGIDDYAFRRASTLSGGQQQRAAIARTLVQNARVILADEPIASLDPESARRVMELLAQINRARRVAVVVSLHQVDVAMRYCPRVVALRHGKVVYDGPSAALTPAMLRELYGTEAAELLPDGAGLEVVAPAIPQGGLAAA; this comes from the coding sequence ATGACGCATGCGATTGAAGTGCGCGGCCTGTCCAAGTCGTTCCAGGCGGGACGCAAGGCGCTGGATAACGTGAGCCTTGCCGTTGCCCCTGGTGAAATGGTGGCGCTGCTGGGTGCCTCGGGCTCGGGCAAGTCCACGTTGTTGCGCCACGTGGCGGGTTTTGTCGCTGCCGATGCGGACGGCGCTGGCGAGGTGCTGGTCAATGGCCGGGCCATCCAGCAAGGCGGCCGGCTGGCGCGTGATGTGCGCGCGGCAAGGGCAGAGATCGGTTTTGTATTCCAGCAGTTCAACCTGGTGGGCCGCCTGCCGGTGATCACGAACGTGCTGACCGGCATGCTGCCGCGCGTGCCGCTGTGGCGCAGCCTGATCCGCTTGTTCCGTGCCGGCGAGATCGACGCAGGGCTCGAAGCGCTTGCCCAGGTTGGTATAGACGACTATGCCTTTCGACGGGCATCCACCTTGTCGGGCGGCCAGCAGCAGCGCGCGGCCATTGCCCGTACGCTGGTGCAGAACGCACGGGTGATCCTGGCCGACGAGCCGATCGCCTCGCTGGATCCTGAATCGGCGCGGCGCGTGATGGAGTTGCTGGCGCAGATCAACCGAGCGCGCCGCGTGGCGGTGGTGGTGTCGCTGCACCAGGTGGATGTGGCGATGCGCTATTGCCCGCGCGTGGTCGCGCTGCGCCACGGCAAGGTGGTCTACGACGGCCCCTCCGCCGCGCTGACCCCGGCCATGCTGCGCGAGCTGTATGGCACGGAAGCCGCCGAGCTGCTGCCCGACGGCGCGGGGCTGGAGGTTGTCGCGCCCGCCATCCCGCAAGGCGGCCTGGCGGCGGCCTGA